A single window of Salvia splendens isolate huo1 chromosome 6, SspV2, whole genome shotgun sequence DNA harbors:
- the LOC121807472 gene encoding glycosyl hydrolase 5 family protein-like, with the protein MVTLFYFFLFPLLALSTATPAAALPLSTESRWIVDESGHRAKLACVNWPSHLEVMVAEGLSKKPAEQISSEIIDLGFNCVRLTWPLFLFTNDTLASLTVRQSFKNLGLFEAISGLQINNPSIIDLSLINAYKAVVGSLAKKNVMIILDNHTSKPGWCCSNFDGNGFFGDVYFNPDLWIKGLTRVATIFNDTPHVVAMSLRNELRGSRQNVDDWYRYMQKGAEAVHAANPNVLVILSGLNYDRDLSFLLKKPVSLSFLNKLVFELHWYGFSDGEAWENGNLNQVCGDRVGETMKKAGFLLDQGYPLFLSEFGVDMRGTNVNDNRYLNCFMGWAAELDLDWALWVLTGSYYLRQGVVGFDETYGVYNWNWCGARNQTILHKISALQYPFKGPGYSEARLHQVIFHPMTGLCVKRLSLVDPLVLGPCSEAEAWTYTPQKTLTIKGTYFCLQADKLGKPAKLGVICSYASSKWEAISDSKMHLSSKLKDGSDVCLDIDSDNNIVTNNCKCLDKNSRCDPGSQWFKIIDSTRCGADNSLPEISSIVKLISKNLLASFSL; encoded by the exons ATGGTGACTTTGTTCTATTTCTTCCTCTTTCCCTTACTAGCCCTATCCACCGCCACCCCCGCGGCGGCGCTTCCACTATCCACCGAGTCACGGTGGATAGTGGACGAGTCAGGGCACCGCGCGAAGCTGGCGTGCGTGAACTGGCCGTCGCATCTGGAGGTGATGGTGGCGGAGGGGCTGAGCAAGAAGCCGGCGGAGCAGATATCATCGGAGATTATAGACTTAGGATTCAACTGCGTTAGGCTAACTTGGCCACTTTTCTTGTTCACAAATGACACATTGGCTTCTCTTACAGTCAGGCAATCTTTCAAGAACCTCGGACTCTTCGAAGCCATTTCAGGTTTACAAATCAACAATCCTTCCATCATTGATCTCTCTCTCATCAATGCTTACAAG GCTGTGGTGGGCAGTCTTGCTAAGAAAAATGTGATGATAATCCTAGACAACCACACAAGTAAGCCTGGTTGGTGCTGCAGCAATTTCGATGGTAATGGTTTCTTTGGAGATGTGTATTTCAACCCGGACCTCTGGATCAAGGGCCTAACCCGGGTCGCCACCATCTTCAACGACACCCCACATGTCGTCGCCATGAGCTTGAGGAACGAGCTCCGCGGCTCTCGACAAAACGTCGATGACTGGTACAGGTACATGCAGAAAGGAGCAGAAGCAGTGCACGCAGCAAACCCGAATGTCCTAGTCATTCTATCCGGGCTGAACTACGACAGAGACCTCTCGTTTCTTCTCAAGAAGCCGGTCAGCCTGAGTTTCTTGAATAAGCTGGTGTTTGAGCTGCACTGGTATGGCTTCTCAGATGGGGAGGCGTGGGAGAATGGGAACTTAAACCAAGTGTGTGGGGATCGGGTGGGTGAGACGATGAAGAAGGCGGGTTTCCTTCTGGACCAAGGCTACCCCTTGTTCCTGAGTGAGTTCGGCGTTGACATGAGGGGCACTAATGTCAATGACAATAGGTACTTGAACTGCTTCATGGGATGGGCAGCTGAACTAGATTTGGATTGGGCACTATGGGTTCTCACAGGTAGTTACTACTTGAGACAAGGGGTGGTCGGATTCGACGAAACTTATGGAGTTTACAACTGGAATTGGTGTGGTGCTAGAAATCAAACCATCCTCCACAAGATATCAGCTCTCCAGTATCCATTTAAAG GGCCGGGGTATTCAGAAGCGCGTCTCCACCAAGTGATTTTCCATCCTATGACGGGGCTGTGTGTGAAGAGGCTGTCGTTGGTGGATCCCCTGGTCTTAGGTCCATGCTCTGAGGCCGAAGCGTGGACTTACACTCCCCAGAAAACCCTGACGATAAAAGGAACATATTTCTGCCTTCAAGCAGACAAGTTAGGGAAACCTGCAAAACTCGGGGTAATATGCAGTTATGCCAGTTCAAAATGGGAAGCTATCTCAGATTCTAAGATGCACCTGTCTTCGAAACTAAAAGATGGTTCCGATGTATGCTTGGACATTGACTCAGACAACAACATAGTCACAAATAACTGCAAATGCTTGGATAAAAACAGCAGGTGCGACCCAGGGAGTCAATGGTTCAAAATCATAGACAGCACTAGATGTGGAGCTGATAATAGCTTACCGGAGATCAGCTCGATTGTGAAGCTTATATCAAAGAATCTTCTAGCAAGTTTCAGCTTATGA
- the LOC121807473 gene encoding proteasome subunit beta type-7-A-like — protein MTRFEESAPVKGGFSFDLCKRNEMLVQKGLKPSSYLKTGTTIVGLVFQDGVILGADTRATEGPIVADKNCEKIHYMAPNIYCCGAGTAADTEAVTDMVSSQLKLHRFHTGRDSRVVTALTLLKSHLFSYQGHVSAALVLGGVDVTGPHLHTIYPHGSTDTLPFATMGSGSLAAMAIFESKYREGLTRDEGVKLVAEAISSGIFNDLGSGSNVDVCVITKGNREYLRNYMLPNLRTYVSEKGYSFSKKTEVLMTKISPLREVVEVIEGGDAMEE, from the exons ATGACGAGATTCGAGGAATCGGCCCCCGTAAAGGGAGGTTTTTCTTTCGATTTGTGCAAGAGAAACGAGATGCTTGTGCAAAAGGGCTTGAAGCCATCCTCGTATCTGAAGACCGGAACCACGATTGTTGGGTTGGTTTTCCAG GATGGTGTCATTCTTGGAGCTGACACACGAGCTACCGAAGGCCCCATTGTTGCTGATAAGAATTGTGAGAAGATCCATTATATGGCCCCAAATATTTATTGTTGTGGAGCTGGTACGGCTGCTGATACAGAAGCTGTTACAG ACATGGTTAGCTCTCAGCTGAAGCTGCACCGATTTCATACTGGCCGTGACTCTAGGGTTGTGACTGCTCTGACTCTTCTGAAGTCTCATCTTTTTAG TTATCAAGGACACGTATCAGCTGCCTTGGTGCTAGGTGGAGTGGACGTGACGGGTCCTCACTTGCATACT ATTTATCCACATGGTTCTACAGATACTCTACCATTTGCCACTATGGGTTCTGGATCCCTTGCTGCAATGGCTATTTTTGAATCGAAATACCGTGAAGGGCTCACT AGAGATGAAGGAGTAAAATTAGTGGCTGAAGCAATTAGCTCTGGAATATTCAATGATCTGGGAAGTGGAAGCAATGTAGATGTCTGCGTCATAACAAAG GGGAACCGAGAGTACTTGAGAAATTATATGTTGCCAAACCTGCGTACGTATGTCAGTGAGAAGGGATACTCTTTTTCCAAGAAGACTG AGGTGTTGATGACAAAGATCTCACCATTGAGAGAGGTGGTGGAAGTGATTGAAGGGGGAGATGCTATGGAAGAATGA
- the LOC121809455 gene encoding oxysterol-binding protein-related protein 1D-like, with product MNPLCCIAPVSVEKDPAVVKSRTLSQELVVDGNCLQESVSFYNSSSGGGSDVILRPVSFNSRWSLSTNGGAGGGDLQADKCDESEEIKSVAGILYKWVNYGKGWRERWFVLEDGVLSYYKVHGPDKIVVRSVREKGVRVIGQESWRYMRKGSSGHSNGSGSGNALRASAFGSGKQWKPFGEVHLKVSSVRASKSDDKRLSIFTGTKTLHLRCQSKEDRASWIEALLAAKDKYPRLLTSYDLAPSEDFVVTTEKLRSRLAEEGINETVIKDCESIMLGEVAEVQHQLKSLQLKHMLLLDTLRRLESEKIELETTVVDETNGRDSCCGQGNRRFSDFYSVMSEGSASDSDADNESRYGVDVETDDDDGIFFDTNDFLSAESLRSASCRSRDHPMYIHSPWAESESPFSGHLREAGAGVKTIEFPYVKRRASLPEPKEKEKPVGLWSIIKDNIGKDLSGVCLPVYFNEPLSSLQKCFEDLEYSYLVDQALEWGKQDNDLMRILNVATFAVSGYASTEGRQCKPFNPLLGETYEADYPDKGLRFFSEKVSHHPMVVACHCEGRGWKFWADSNLKGKFWGRSIQLDPVGVLTLQFEDGETFQWSKVTTSIYNIIIGKIYCDHYGTMRIKGSGNYSCKLKFKEQSIIDRNPHQVHGIVQDNRTGEKVAVLIGKWDEAMYYVMGDPSTKPKGYDPMAEAVLLWERDKTVTKTRYDLTPFAISLNELTPGLRDKLPPTDSRLRPDQRHLENGQYELANAEKLRLEQLQRQARRLQDRGWKPRWFGKDEEGCYRYMGGYWEAREKHKWDGIPDIFGQPCELPAEEVAAPQLNFEYQSKQRVGMGLS from the exons ATGAATCCTCTGTGCTGCATTGCGCCGGTGTCGGTCGAGAAGGATCCGGCTGTAGTGAAGTCCCGAACCCTAAGTCAGGAGCTCGTGGTTGATGGAAACTGCTTACAAGAGAGTGTGAGTTTCTAcaacagcagcagcggcggcggcagcgATGTGATTCTTCGGCCGGTGAGTTTCAACTCGAGGTGGAGTTTGTCGACCAATGGCGGCGCCGGCGGAGGCGATCTGCAGGCGGATAAGTGCGATGAGAGCGAAGAGATCAAGAGTGTGGCTGGAATTTTGTATAAATGGGTGAATTACGGGAAGGGGTGGAGGGAGAGGTGGTTCGTGTTGGAGGATGGGGTGCTCTCGTATTATAAGGTGCACGGGCCGGATAAGATTGTGGTGCGTTCGGTCAGGGAAAAGGGGGTGAGAGTGATTGGCCAGGAAAGTTGGAGGTATATGAGGAAGGGTAGTAGTGGACATAGCAATGGAAGTGGAAGCGGGAACGCGCTTAGGGCTAGTGCGTTTGGGTCGGGGAAACAGTGGAAGCCATTTGGGGAGGTACATTTGAAG GTCTCTTCTGTTCGGGCCAGCAAGTCAGATGACAAAAGACTGTCAATATTCACAGGAACAAAAACTCTCCACTTACGTTGTCAATCCAAAGAAGACAGAGCTTCATGGATTGAGGCTCTTCTGGCTGCTAAAGATAAATACCCCAGGCTATTGACAAGCTATGACTTGGCACCTTCTGAAGATTTTGTTGTTACAACTGAGAAGTTAAGATCGCGGCTAGCTGAGGAGGGCATTAATGAGACTGTAATAAAGGATTGTGAGTCTATAATGCTGGGTGAAGTTGCTGAGGTGCAGCATCAACTGAAGAGTCTTCAACTTAAGCACATGTTGCTGCTTGACACATTAAGAAGACTGGAG TCAGAGAAGATTGAACTGGAAACAACTGTAGTCGATGAAACAAACGGGAGAGACTCTTGCTGTGGACAAGGGAATAGAAGATTCAGCG ATTTCTATTCAGTTATGTCTGAGGGCAGTGCAAGTGACTCGGATGCAGATAATGAGAGTCGATACGGAGTAGACGTCGAAACAGACGATGACGATGGAATCTTTTTTGACACAAATGACTTTTTATCTGCTGAGTCTCTGAGAAGTGCTTCATGTCGTAGCAGAGATCATCCAATGTACATACACAGCCCTTGGGCTGAAAGCGAATCTCCCTTTTCCGGTCATTTAAGAGAAGCTGGTGCCGGGGTCAAGACAATTGAGTTTCCCTATGTCAAAAGAAGGGCTAGTTTACCAGAACCAAAGGAGAAAGAGAAACCGGTTGGCCTATGGTCGATCATTAAGGATAACATTGGCAAGGATTTGTCTGGTGTTTGCCTTCCTGTGTACTTTAATGAGCCTCTGTCCTCGCTGCAGAAatgctttgaagatttggagtACTCATATCTTGTTGACCAAGCTCTGGAATGGGGGAAACAG GACAATGATTTGATGAGGATTCTAAACGTAGCAACTTTTGCAGTGTCTGGTTATGCATCAACAGAAGGCCGACAATGCAAACCATTCAATCCTCTCCTAGGGGAAACCTATGAAGCTGACTATCCGGATAAGGGTCTACGATTCTTCTCTGAAAAG GTTAGTCATCATCCAATGGTTGTTGCCTGTCATTGTGAGGGCAGAGGGTGGAAATTTTGGGCAGATTCTAATCTCAAAGGGAAGTTCTGGGGTCGTTCCATCCAGCTTGACCCTGTTGGAGTTCTTACTCTTCAGTTTGAAGATGGAGAGACATTTCAGTGGAGCAAGGTCACTACTTCTATATATAACATTATAATTGGTAAAATCTATTGTGATCACTACGGCACCATGCGCATAAAAGGCAGTGGTAACTACTCTTGCAAACTCAAATTCAAGGAGCAGTCTATTATAGACCGGAACCCACATCAG GTTCATGGAATCGTGCAAGACAATAGGACTGGGGAGAAAGTTGCGGTTTTAATAGGGAAGTGGGATGAAGCAATGTATTATGTGATGGGAGATCCAAGCACAAAGCCAAAGGGATATGACCCTATGGCAGAAGCTGTTTTGTTATGGGAAAGAGATAAAACTGTTACCAAGACAAGATATGATCTCACACCATTTGCGATATCTTTAAACGAATTGACACCTGGTTTACGGGACAAGCTGCCTCCAACCGACTCTAGATTGAGACCCGACCAGAGGCATTTGGAGAATGGACAATATGAGCTGGCAAATGCTGAGAAGCTGAGGCTTGAACAGTTACAGAGACAG GCAAGGAGGTTGCAGGATAGAGGGTGGAAACCAAGATGGTTTGGGAAGGACGAGGAGGGTTGTTACCGATACATGGGAGGATACTGGGAAGCTAGGGAGAAACACAAGTGGGACGGAATCCCTGACATATTTGGGCAGCCGTGTGAGTTACCGGCCGAGGAGGTCGCTGCTCCTCAGCTGAATTTTGAATATCAATCGAAGCAGAGGGTAGGAATGGGCTTATCCTAG